A region of uncultured Draconibacterium sp. DNA encodes the following proteins:
- a CDS encoding sugar phosphate isomerase/epimerase family protein, which yields MKTNRRNFLRTTAAATAGTMLVSPAFAMNSPKSRYQISLAEWSFHKALFANEMTNLEFPKITRELGIEGVEYVNQFFKDKAKDEKYLGELKKIAKNEGVTNVLIMCDGEGMVGHPEKAERVKTVENHKKWVDAAAFLGCHSIRVNAGSRGTYEEQQKLAADGLHMLCEYGDTQKINIIVENHGGLSSNGEWLSGVMKMVDHKRVGTLPDFGNFMINRDTGEEYDRYKGVELLMPYAKGVSAKTNVFNAAGDEANMDYYRLMKIVDDAGYKGFVGIEFEGSELGEREGVIATKALLEKVFKTL from the coding sequence ATGAAAACAAATCGTAGGAACTTTTTAAGAACTACTGCTGCTGCTACGGCAGGGACAATGCTTGTTTCTCCGGCGTTTGCAATGAACAGTCCAAAATCACGTTACCAGATTTCACTAGCCGAATGGTCGTTTCACAAGGCTTTGTTTGCCAACGAAATGACAAACCTGGAATTTCCGAAAATTACCCGTGAACTGGGAATCGAAGGAGTGGAGTATGTTAACCAATTTTTTAAAGACAAGGCAAAGGATGAAAAATACCTGGGCGAATTAAAGAAAATTGCAAAGAACGAAGGTGTTACCAACGTATTGATTATGTGCGATGGCGAAGGCATGGTTGGCCATCCGGAAAAAGCCGAGCGTGTAAAAACCGTTGAAAATCATAAAAAATGGGTTGATGCCGCTGCATTTTTAGGCTGCCATTCAATTCGTGTAAATGCCGGAAGTAGGGGTACTTACGAAGAGCAGCAAAAACTGGCCGCCGATGGATTACACATGCTTTGCGAATATGGCGACACCCAGAAAATTAACATTATTGTTGAAAACCATGGCGGATTATCGAGCAATGGTGAATGGCTTTCGGGAGTAATGAAAATGGTTGACCACAAACGTGTGGGCACTTTGCCCGATTTTGGAAACTTTATGATTAACCGCGACACCGGCGAAGAATACGACCGCTACAAAGGGGTTGAACTTTTGATGCCATATGCTAAAGGTGTAAGTGCAAAAACCAATGTATTTAACGCTGCAGGCGACGAAGCCAACATGGATTATTACCGACTGATGAAAATTGTTGATGATGCCGGTTACAAAGGTTTTGTGGGTATTGAATTTGAAGGTTCTGAGCTGGGGGAACGCGAAGGTGTTATAGCCACAAAAGCACTTCTTGAAAAAGTATTTAAAACACTATAA
- a CDS encoding peptidase U32 family protein: MERRDVEIMAPVGSYESLMAAIQGGAGSVYFGVENLNMRSRSSNNFNLDDLRKIVRIATENKVKTYLTMNVEIFDGELDKMHEVIDAAKEAGVSAVIAADVSVIQYARSVNLEVHISTQVNITNIEAVKFYSNFADVVVLAREMNLGRVWEISDQIKKQNITGPNGELMKIEMFVHGALCMATSGKCYLSLHEMNSSANRGACLQTCRRAYTVTDKETGAELEIDNEYIMSPKDLKTIHFLNKILDAGVSVLKIEGRARSAEYVKTVAQCYREAVDAYFDESFTEEKVEDWNSRLETVFNRGFWDGYYLGQRLGEWSKNYGSRASKRKLYIGKCTNYFKKIGVAEFKLETNNLKVGDEIVVTGPTTGVYQNSVSEIRFDLKPVEEGVKGQRISVPIDEVIRRADKLYKLVDASQVKERR, from the coding sequence ATGGAAAGAAGAGATGTGGAAATAATGGCGCCTGTCGGTTCGTACGAATCGTTAATGGCAGCCATTCAGGGAGGAGCCGGATCGGTGTATTTTGGTGTTGAAAACCTCAACATGCGTTCGCGCTCGTCCAATAATTTTAATCTCGACGACCTGCGTAAAATCGTACGAATTGCCACCGAAAATAAGGTAAAAACTTACCTTACCATGAACGTGGAAATTTTCGACGGCGAACTGGATAAAATGCACGAAGTTATCGATGCCGCCAAAGAAGCCGGGGTATCGGCAGTTATCGCAGCCGATGTTTCGGTTATTCAATACGCGCGTTCGGTTAACCTCGAAGTTCATATTTCAACACAGGTAAATATTACCAACATCGAAGCCGTAAAATTCTACTCAAACTTTGCCGATGTAGTGGTACTGGCCCGCGAAATGAATTTGGGCCGTGTGTGGGAAATCAGCGACCAGATTAAAAAGCAAAATATTACCGGGCCAAACGGCGAACTGATGAAAATTGAAATGTTTGTGCACGGTGCTTTATGTATGGCTACCAGTGGTAAATGTTACCTCAGTTTACACGAAATGAACTCGTCGGCAAACCGTGGGGCGTGCCTGCAAACCTGTCGCCGGGCTTACACGGTTACCGATAAGGAAACCGGTGCCGAGCTGGAGATCGACAACGAATACATCATGTCGCCCAAAGATCTGAAAACCATTCATTTTTTAAATAAAATACTTGATGCAGGAGTTTCGGTACTTAAAATTGAAGGGCGTGCCCGTTCAGCCGAATACGTAAAAACCGTTGCCCAATGTTACCGCGAAGCTGTTGATGCTTATTTCGATGAGTCGTTTACCGAAGAGAAAGTCGAAGACTGGAACAGCCGTTTGGAAACCGTGTTCAACCGCGGATTTTGGGATGGTTATTACCTTGGTCAGCGATTGGGTGAGTGGAGTAAAAACTACGGTTCAAGGGCCAGCAAACGCAAATTGTATATCGGGAAATGTACCAACTATTTCAAAAAAATTGGAGTAGCCGAATTCAAATTGGAAACCAACAACCTGAAAGTAGGGGATGAGATAGTTGTAACCGGCCCGACAACAGGTGTTTATCAAAACTCGGTTTCCGAAATTCGTTTCGATTTAAAACCGGTTGAAGAAGGGGTAAAGGGGCAACGAATCTCTGTGCCTATTGATGAAGTAATCCGCCGGGCAGATAAACTTTACAAGTTGGTTGATGCATCGCAGGTAAAAGAAAGACGATAG
- a CDS encoding transposase: MPADNYFISDQNASYFLTFTVVNWLDVFTRKEYKIVVVDSLNYCIKNKGLTVFIWCLMSNHLHLVCRAKERNSISAIVRDFKKFTSKAIVKMIQEIPESRRDWLLYHFESAGKFDNRIQHFKFWQETNHAVLLDTSEKIDQRINYTHENPVKALIVAQPHEYLFSSAIDYSGTKGLVDVEIDV, encoded by the coding sequence ATGCCCGCAGACAATTATTTCATCTCCGACCAAAACGCAAGCTACTTTTTAACATTTACTGTTGTCAACTGGCTTGATGTGTTTACAAGAAAAGAATATAAAATTGTAGTTGTTGATTCGCTCAATTACTGCATAAAGAACAAAGGCCTAACTGTTTTTATCTGGTGTTTAATGTCGAATCATTTACATCTGGTATGTCGTGCCAAGGAAAGAAATAGTATTAGTGCAATAGTTCGTGATTTTAAAAAATTTACCTCTAAAGCTATTGTAAAAATGATTCAGGAGATACCGGAAAGCAGGAGAGATTGGTTGCTTTATCATTTTGAATCTGCCGGGAAGTTTGACAACCGGATTCAGCACTTTAAATTTTGGCAGGAGACAAATCATGCAGTGCTGCTTGACACTTCAGAAAAGATTGATCAGCGCATAAACTATACACATGAGAATCCGGTTAAGGCCTTGATTGTCGCTCAGCCGCATGAATATTTGTTCAGTTCTGCCATTGATTATTCAGGGACGAAAGGCTTGGTCGATGTTGAAATTGATGTTTAG